In Phaseolus vulgaris cultivar G19833 chromosome 10, P. vulgaris v2.0, whole genome shotgun sequence, a single genomic region encodes these proteins:
- the LOC137816942 gene encoding classical arabinogalactan protein 9-like, whose protein sequence is MDASKGMVLAKAMKAARAAKAGASSAPAADPNPSLTLPLPPPTSTEAPLGSSSPSSHSPEALQTPGSPPPIAAVPLAVASSPAPTPLDKGKRVLEIISDDEDSDGVVPFKRRKVARVPIMPAASPQGEDSFRDNPPSATSLPPTMVQEETGEGAESAPPPPPAEVSVSPASVAAAPDLIAIPPPIMHLMRGFSGGSMPEGSDRREGMPFYLGAFLAVALDWRAQARNAVLQTQTL, encoded by the coding sequence ATGGACGCTTCCAAGGGGATGGTTTtggcgaaagcgatgaaggctgctcgtgccgccaaggctggcgcctcttccgcccctgctgctgacccAAATCCTTCATTAACCTTGCCCTTACCGCCACCAACCAGTACCGAagccccactaggctcatcttcaccatcCTCACATAGCCCCGAGGCGCTTCAAACACCCGGCTCTCCTCCGCCCATCGCCGCCGTCCCTCTAGCTGTGGCTtcatcaccggctccaaccccccttgacaaaggaaaacgggtcttggagattatatccgatgatgaggactctgatGGCGTGGTGCCTTTCAAGAGGAGGAAAGTTGCGAGGGTTCCCATCATGCCAGCGGCATCGCCCCAGGGAGAGGAttccttcagggacaaccctccaagtgctACTTCTCTTCCCCCAACAATGGTCCAAGAGGAAACAGGCGAAGGTGCCGAATCTGCTCCACCCCCGccaccggcagaggtctctGTTTCTCCCGCTTCCGTCGCCGCCGCCCCCGATCTTattgccatccctcctccaattatgcatctgatgaggggcttcagcggtggatcaatgccagaaggctccgacaggagggagggaatgcccttctacttgggagccttcttggccGTGGCCCTCGACTGGCGTGCCCAAGCTAGAAATGCTGTTTTGCAGACACAAACCCTCTAG